In a genomic window of Phyllostomus discolor isolate MPI-MPIP mPhyDis1 chromosome 5, mPhyDis1.pri.v3, whole genome shotgun sequence:
- the HHEX gene encoding hematopoietically-expressed homeobox protein HHEX: MQYPHPGQAAAGAVGVPLYAPTPLLQPAHPTPFYIEDILGRGPAAPTPTPTLPSPNSSFTSLVSSYRTPVYEPTPIHPAFSHHSAAALAAAYGPGGFGGPLYPFPRTVNDYTHALLRHDPLGKPLLWNPFLQRPLHKRKGGQVRFSNDQTIELEKKFETQKYLSPPERKRLAKMLQLSERQVKTWFQNRRAKWRRLKQENPQSNKKEELESLDDPCDQRQDLPSEQNNKGALDSSQCSPSPASQEDLESEISEDSDQEVDIEGDKGYFNAG; encoded by the exons ATGCAGTACCCGCACCCTGGGCAGGCAGCGGCGGGCGCCGTGGGGGTGCCGCTGTACGCGCCCACGCCGCTCCTGCAGCCCGCGCACCCGACGCCGTTCTACATCGAGGACATCCTGGGCCGCGGGCCCGCCGcgcccactcccactcccacgcTGCCGTCCCCCAACTCCTCCTTCACCAGCCTCGTGTCCTCCTACCGGACCCCGGTGTACGAGCCCACGCCGATCCACCCCGCCTTCTCGCACCACTCCGCCGCCGCGCTGGCCGCCGCCTACGGACCCGGCGGTTTTGGGGGCCCTCTGTACCCCTTTCCGCGGACGGTGAACGACTACACGCACGCCCTGCTCCGCCACGACCCCCTGG GCAAACCGCTGCTCTGGAACCCTTTCTTGCAGAGGCCTCTgcataaaaggaaaggaggccaGGTGAGGTTCTCCAACGATCAGACTATCGAGCTAGAGAAGAAGTTTGAGACCCAGAAATACCTCTCCCCACCTGAGAGGAAGCGCCTGGCCAAGATGTTGCAGCTTAGCGAGAGACAG gtCAAAACCTGGTTTCAGAATCGACGCGCTAAATGGCGAAGACTAAAACAG GAGAACCCtcaaagcaacaaaaaagaagaacTGGAAAGTTTGGACGATCCCTGTGACCAGAGGCAAGACTTACCCAGTGAACAGAATAATAAAGGTGCTCTGGATAGTTCTCAGTGTTCgccttcccctgcctcccaggaggaCCTTGAATCAGAGATTTCGGAGGATTCTGATCAAGAAGTGGACATTGAGGGTGACAAAGGCTATTTTAATGCTGGATGA